The following DNA comes from Quercus robur chromosome 1, dhQueRobu3.1, whole genome shotgun sequence.
AAAAGTTGACATGGACACATCGACAAATGCATCAATAACCCAAACAAAATGGATCCATCAAgttatattaacaaaattaatccaactattttaatttatgtttctgGCTTTGtttcatcttttttttggtttgggagGGGGGAGAGAGGTGAAGGGGAAGAAGAGGGCAAAGGGATTTTAAAAATGGTACAACAGGAGCATGAATAAGTCGACGAGTCATAATTTTGAACCTTAAGACATAAAAcaaaatcatccaagcatctTGGCATGAGACCTCTTAAGTAACAGTATTCTTGTAATATGGGCACATAAAAAGGGTATGCAGCTCATTCTCCAATTAGTAAAAACCAGACGAAACTGGATTGGATACATGAGAATGGTGCGTCTTGGTCAAAGACTAACCTAGTTGCCTTGACTTTAAATTTATTAAGccaatttaaacatttgatgctttttatagaagaaaaaatcaattgattcaGGCAGTTCAGTTATTTAAGCAAATTAAGTCCAATAAAGCCACAAGCAAGAGAGTGTGAGGGAGAGAGGACCTGGGTAAAAATATATCCAGTAGATGCTAGAAGTGGAAGCAGAATTGAGCAAGCAGCCAGCATAGACGTTATACCAGCTGCAGTCCCTTCAATAGTTTTCTCTAGTGATCAGAAAGAGTGCCACATATGTCAGCAAAATAGCCCTATTAGGCAAAATAagtaaattaaaagaaattaaaggaCGGAATCAGGGTCAAAGGGTGAGGGGACTTACTGCCAGTTTTACTCCACCTGAGGACACCATACTTGTGGCCAACCATTGACGCCTGGAGCATAACCATAGTTATGTTTTCATAATGGGATACAACTAAAAGAATAGTATGATGGTAGTCATACAGAATGCATAGTAGATCTTATCATTAAATAGTTTTCTTATAGCATACTTCTGTAAAATACATTTTCACAATTCTTCTCATCAATGTTATTTCGCTTGTCATTTCTTGGATTAGCAAATCACTTAGCAATACCATAGTGTAATAATAAATTGGGTTTGCAATTGTCTTTTACAAAGAAGAATCATTCTGCTCTAGATCTATATGCCAAACCAcaagatcaaaagatctacatACCAAATTGACCACAGGCATTGCACCAGGAGTAAGATTGTCGTAATAAAAAGTCAACTGTTAGAAGTTTTATTTATAGCAATGACAACCAAAAATGAGGAATGCCTTGACTCCTTTCAAAGGGACTTTGGTTATAAGGAAGAAAGAAGATCTATGGCTTCTGGACAAGTACATAAAGGTGTACAGCAAGAAAACTGCTCTAGATCTTTTTGAGGTACCTTTTCTATATCATctcttcaataaaaaaattcattatactTCTATTGGACGAAACAATTTTAACAAGGACAGTGACAGTCAATGGTTACAGGGAATGTACTGAACATCATTTCCCTCATTACAACAACATCGTGCTTTAAAAACCTGTACTTCAACATGTTCCACAAGTAAATTCCACTTTCCTACTAATAGAAGTAAACCTGAAGTCAAagttaaaaatgataataataatactacaaataaacaataaaagtaactGAAAAATGCAGTATAGCTTGTAAATCTCCCTCCAAAATTTAACCTTACACATGATAACTCATTTTTTAAAGTCATAAAAGGCCAACAACTTAAGAATCTAACTTATTTTGCATTGTTTAATTCTCACCGTATATCATATATGCATAATAGATAATGCACCTTGAATCCTATTATGCATAAGTcaaagatgatgatgataatacaaataaacaataaaagtaattgAAAAATGCAGTATAGCTTGCAAATCTCCCTCCGAAATTTAACCTAACACATGAtgactcattttttaaatttatgaaagGCCAACAACTTCAGAATCTAACTTATTTTGCACTGTTTAATTCGCACCATATTTCATATATTCATAATAGATAAGGCACCTTAAATCCTATTAAGCAAGCTTTCTAGTAAATACATTGGACCTTGACATGTTACTTGATAAATTTAATGGTCTGAAATATTAAAGCATTTATAGAAATCAACATAATAATACATGGCAACAAGCAGACTCACCATTGTATCTCCAATTCCAAGACTCAAAATTCCGGCAAAAGGGGCAAGTGGTCGATCATTGAATCCATAAGACATCCAAATTGGAAGTGCGCAACccaataagagagagaaatggctAAAAAAGCAGATaacataaagaaagaagaattaaaaactGTATGTATCAAACATATGCTTCACAGGTTTCAGCTACATGGAAAATAACATGCCATACCTTACAATAAGAAGATCAGAATCACGATGGTCTGTGAAAGCATTCATAAATTGATGTACAAGTTGTCCCAAAGGCCAAATTCTCCACACCTggctaaaaaaatatagttatgGAAGATCAACCAAAGCTATAACAAAGAATTAAACCAGTTTCACTGTTTGCAAGAAACACTAATACCCATCTTATAAGTTGTCAATAACATGGTCATAGCAAGTTTACATCACTTTGGAGAGATACAGGCCAGAAAGGACTAACTGGCCCAAATGAAACAATTAGTAAAGTCATTTTTGTTTATGgaataagaaaaataacaaaattttcaacatcAATTACTGTGGCTGGATGGTGAACTTACTCGAATAATTTCTATCACCAAGAAAACTGCCAGAGCTGCACCAAATGCTAGATCAAGAAACTTTGGCTGAAAAGCAAATGCCAGTCAGCAGCATTATTAAACAAACCATTACTAGAATGGGCTAGCACAAAAGATGCATCCTCCATAGTCCTAATCACCTGGAAGATAAGAGCAGGCAGAAACATTGAAACAGCCATCAGATGGTAGTATTTTCGGAGAAGAATCCTTTCAATCTTACTATTCTTCGAAATGTTGTAGAACCGCAAAACGGACACATATATCACACACACCCAGTACATACATAAAGATAGTCTTTTCAGTGGCTCCGAAAAAACAAACGAGATTACCCTGTCAAAAAAGATATGGTGCAAACATAAGAAGACAATCTGAGGAATGGCCAGATAATGGTGATGTAAACTGATTTACAGACATAGCAtaggataaaaaattaaagactaGACAAATTAAAGACTTGCAGTCATTTCACCAAGAAAATCATCCAAATGTCTCAGGAAACTTAGCATGAGGAAAAGCATTCAAGTAATCATTGTGACATATACAGTCAATAGCATGGATTACTAGTAAAATTTCAATGTAAATTATGATTCTCACCCCCATAATAAGGAGTTTCCAACGAGGGATCAAAGACAAGAGGGGGACATAATGCCATCCAATGAGAATTTTACAACATAAAAAGAAAGCTGGATGCCATGGAGAATGTTCCACACAGCACATGTGCTTCTAAATAGAAAGCTGCTTGCAATTCTCCCTTGTCTAGGTCTGTTAACAGTAGGAGAACTACCCCATCAAAGTCAGTGGCCAAAGATGCTTCATTCTCCCTTTTCCAATGGTCTGAAGCTGGCTTTAGCCAACCCTAAGTGCTGACTCCTAGAAATTCTCTCTTGCCTCGTGTTGAATCCTAGGTTATCTAacctttaattttctattttttcaatttattgtaGCATCATTTTGGTTTTGTCCTACATCACCTAGAGCTTCAATCAATCAAGTTGTACCAGAAAATCATGATAGGGTGAGTGACCACATAGTTCCAGTTGATGATAAAGAAATATGAGATGAGGCTTCTCTTGATGCTGAATAGTTGAAACTGGAACATACCAAGATTCTAAGATCAAGTTGATTAGCTTGTTGATGCAAATAAAGCACTCAAAATTTATATGGATGGAACTAAcaaccttttgttttttttatcagcatagaaagaaattattttattgggatAACGAGTCAATCTCATCTGTAATGGTGAAGTTATTAATTGTGAAAACAATTTGCAAATTTAATAAGTGAACGTTCAAGTTGAAAAACTtatggaaaaggaaaaaaaaggtttccAAAAAACTGAGGGAAAAGAATAGTTCTTTAATATCTTATATTAGCCAAGAGAAGCTTCAATCTTTACACACAACATTCTTTTGTTTTGGcaagttacacatgcacctcttaaacccatgacctcaccctcaTCCCATTACTAGGAAAGTGTCAATTAAGTTATAGGTCATTGGCTCTCCACACAACAATCATAGCACACAAAACCTTATCATGATATGACTGTTTATTCAATATCGTCGTGCAACAGTCCATGACAAGAAATTGACATTCAAGAAAACCAATCTATTcagttaattaaaatttaaaacactgCAGCACAAACTGACTTGAATCCCTAAGGCCTAGTGCTGTAAATATCTTTATAATTTAAGTTCTAGCAGTCTAGCACCATAATGACACTGAGGGAGCAGCTTATATTTTCTGCTGGAATACAATAGCAAAGCATGCTAATCCATGCATCATCAAATACCAGCACATGATACTCCATCTCCTCATGGTTTGTGAAAACCACGCTAACTACTCAATTACCCCAATACCACCAAATCAATTTGATGATATGTTGATAACACAACACATAGAAGAAAAACAGGCATCATATTCAGTTATGTGTTGATAGAAGTAATACCATAAAAATGGATGCACGCTAAAATCCTGAGCAAACTGCATCCATGATGGGATTATCACAATCAAGATAAATCCAAGGGATGCAAAGAATATAAGAGATTTCCCTATCTCGTATGTTCTTGATTCAGAGTTAGCACTACTTGAAGAGCATTCCCATATTCGAAGAACAAATTTAAAGACCattggaaaaagaagaaggcctAGTAGCACCCCCTGCATCAaaagaagaaccttagctatcGAATTacatcaattataatcatttttGTCACTTTAAAAGAATCATACCTGAATAATTATGCCTATTTCACTTCTCTTGACTCCATACTGTACAGAAACCAACTCCAATGAAATCAAGTATCCCGTAACCTGCTAAGAAAATCACCCATAAAATGTGTGTACATCCAATTTGTCCAGGGAGAATAATTAATGAAGGTATAATTCCACTAACCTTTGCAATCGTACATGCCAACATGTCACCAAAATAAAGAACAATGCCTGCAGTCACCAAAAGTGCTTCCCCTAAAAAGAAGATAACCAGTGATAAATAATGAGTGACAAGAAATAGCCCAGTTAAACTGATCAGATAATAAGAATATTTCTCCAAAATAAGTGAGATTTGATCTATGCCAAAGCCACAGGGATTCAACTAATTGAATTTAGGCACTAAAAATTTACATAGTTTCTAtgaattgtaattaaaatttattacaaattgatccactaaataaattttacaaactgaTCTGCTAATCGATACAAGTGTAGCTTGCatattgttaaataaaaattaacaatatgcAAGCTACACTTGTATCAAGAAGCTATATACTACTAAATTGCAGGGAGCTGGTCAACACTTCTTAATGCTCCAAATTTGGAATAGGCAAAATCATTACATGCAATAAGAGAGGAAAACAAGGCCCCCAAAAAAAGGTAATAAGACACATACCAATAGAAGCACAAGAGGGAAAAGTACTAAGAACATGCTGAATTAATTTCACCGCTGCCAATCCATGCAAAAGCACCCACAATAACTTCAATACTGCGTGAAAGcctgtaaaaaaatttatatatatatatatatatatatatatatataacaatcaTATTAGAAAAGGTGGTAATTGTTTATCTGACAGagttctctttttcttattttttccccCCTGAACTAAATTAAAAGATATGTTAAATGTAATTCATTTTCTCATATTTATCTTCCTATCTTAAACACTGCAAGACATCACAGAAaattattagagagagaaacagtCAAAAAGGATGCAGAATTACAAACTCACCAGTATGGGATGTTGCAGCAATAGACACGCAGCACACCACTGCAAATAAGACAGTTCCACTTAAACTCAACTTTGCATCCATAACACTACGCGAATAAGGCGGGCGTGCATGGTCAGGTGAACGCCATATAACCATGCAGAGGAACACAAGTACACTCAAGCTGCTGGCAGATGTGGCCCAGTATTGCATTGTCAGATATTCAAGCTCTATACAGAGAAAATTGAACACATTGTCATATACTGGGTGGCATTGTAATAAAACACATTCAAcaaaaggaggaagaaaattGGGAAGCAAAAATCAGAAAGCCAAGAATTTGTATtacaagataaaagaaaaacaatttagaTGACAGAGGATGGTCTGTTAAATGCAGAAAACCTAACAAGTTACAACCTTTTCTCCATTAAGAAAATGGAATAGGGGAAATTTTGGCGATGGAGACAAACGGTTAGAAAATGGACCCTGCAAATTAGTATCACGCATACCATTCTCATCCCAAAATAAAGACAATGGTTTCTATAACATCATAGGTGCTATTATAAGGAGTCAAAAACCCAAGCTGCAAATGATTACTGGCTCTTATATCAACAAGTCACGACTCCTTATCACAGagttaaattttagaaaatagtaTTACAATGTAGAAACATCATAGGTGCTATTCTATCGAATCTAGCTCTTTAGTTATTACATTGCAACTGCCAAATGCGGATTACAAAGTAGAAACATCATTGGTGCTATTCTATTGAATCTAGCTCTTTAGTTATTACATAGCAACTGCCAAATGGGGATGATACATTCTTTTTACTATCCAACATTtctccaacaataacaacaagcAAACCTTGGTCCCAAAACTTTGGAGACAACTACAGATCCTTAACAAACTAATCAGGGTCAgtcaaatttatctttttttcgccATTCTATCCTACCCAAAATCATTCTCTCTATCACCTCATTAaatgcaatttctttttttactacttttactatgttattttagatcttactctaccttttttttgttccctttaCTTAAATCAACTCACTATTCCACCAtgaccaaaccatctcaagCAACTCTCCCTCATAGAAGCCAATTCCACAATTCCCTCCCATTATGCCATGTGGCATACCAAACGTCTCTGTTCAAGCCCAACTAACATAAGTATTCGTACGCAATTGCAACGTTTAAAACAAATACCACGCGACACCACTTAACCCATTTGATCATATTTAAATCAAAAGAGAGGGTACCTGTACTTATAATAAAATCGTCTCATTTCAAAATCCTATCTTTCCAGGTATTTCCAGTTATCGATCTTAACATTCACATTTCAGCTGCACTCATTTTTGTGAAAGACATAAGTTCATGTTATGATTAACTTAAAAAGGGATCAATGTGTGGTGGTAGTACCTTCAAGTGGAACTTGACGCAACGACAATGCTCGCGAAAGCTGTATCAACTTTGAAAGCATAACCACAGGAAGTGTTACTGCCCCAAGAAATATTCCAGATGAAGCACCAGGCCTACATGAAATCCAAAACACTCATAATTCAATTTCACAAAAACCCTAACAAAACTATATCCAAGGTCATTtacttataaaagaaaacgACCAacacaaaattcaatttttttttttatacaattgaaaatttgaaatacgTAAATGGAATTTTCCTACGGTTTCTCAGGAACCAAACAGGAGAGCAACAAAATTCGAAAATTGTGAAAGGTGTTAGTAGTATACCTGGTTTTgaagagagaaagggaagaggaagaggaggcATCATCCTCGGCGCGGATCTCGATGAAGAGGGCGGAGAGGGCGAGGAGAGAGAGAGCGACGCCGTgaaggaggagagagagagggagagagaagagaacgaGACCGATGAACAGAACCACCACCACTCTCTCCCCGTTCAATATCGCCGCCGCCGCCATTGctcgccaaaaaaaaaattcactctctaaattttaaaactttttcagtttttttttgttaattcagAGATAGGAATTGGAGGGATAATATGGTTTTCATTGTTAATCGTTAGGGAAGAGAAGAAAGGTGTTTTTGGGTTTGCTTAGTTGAGGTTTCAGGTTTGGTTGATACGGTTGTTTCCGTTAGGTTGATGATAAATAGAGTGGGCCCTACCTGCAGACTTTACCCGCGGCTTTGATTTTATAACCCGTTGAGCGATTCTATGTGCCAGGAGTCCCGGACGCTTGCCTGGACCctctttgattaaaaaatataccaTATATAAAAATAGCCAAAATAAACTTAGAAGGAAAATTATAAGATTATATGTCATGTGAGAGCAATAGATGGATAAAGTTTTACCATAAATTTAGTTGTAGTTAAAGATTATAATGATGGGGATCAATCTATGGTCAACTCGTCCATAGTGGTTGTCCATAACTAGATCATGCCCAAAAAGCTTTGTGGAGAAAATGGAACTCAGGATGAGCATTAGGTGGAAATACAAACCGTTCATAGGtaataaattcaatttcaacacTTAGTGAATTCTACAAGAAAACTTCTCAAAATGCATCATATAACCAGACCAAGATGCACTACTCCTAAAATGCAGAGAGAATTCCCCGTAATCCGCTCCATGTATGATGGTGGTGGATCCTAACAAATAGACGCGCTtctaactctctataaaaggagCAAGTCTCATTTACTCGAGGTAAGTCCCACTATTCACTATTTTCCCTTCCTTGTGTTCTAAAGAGAAAACTGACTTAACCGTCAAAAGGTCCTTGACCGAGTTATACCGATCACTCTTAAtagttctttattttcttttcaagacCAAAAAACCATCACAATAATCCGAAGTATTCCAGCCTACTGATTTTCATGCATCATCAataactttatttaaaatttttttattagatgtaaattttgaaaaatctaccgttgaattacattttcttcttatattctttaagtttgtaaaattttcaaaaaataaagatcaataactgtgtcattaatcaaatatttatattctaaatttttgtaGTATAAAAGTATCCATCAAAATTAAGTTTATAGatgaaatagtaaataaaattcaattgatacaaaattttacatgtattttaaaaatataaaaaaatgcaatttaactattaaaattttaaaatattttgttatgttCAATTATATAACTTGATGCTtaccttgatttttttttcctttaaagttTAAACGATAGCTAATTAGCTTGATATTACTATACCttgtaaaggtttttttttttatatatataagaaaagattttttttttaacgaacTTTTTATAAGAAAACTATACATCATAAAGAGTAACTTTTATGagataaaatttcatacttgtTAGTGTGATTTattatgataaataaattataaaaataatatgattaattaatttatgtgaaagtaatgttattctaaaaaaattactattttaataaattgtgaaaaaaaaatttgaaaaaaaccGTAATGCTTGCATTGCTCTAGTTAAATttggtaaactaaaaaaaaaaaaaaaaaaaattacacacgATGCCTCTCTACTCTCTATCCAACTGTGTTGCAGTAACAACTATCAAGTATCAACAACACATCTGATCACCGCCATAACGTGAACCTTTCAAACGTAGTGGGTGGTGATCTTCGCGTGGGTGCAAGTGCAACGGCAAAACGCGGAATATGCTTTTGTGTCGTGCATTGTGTGTGAGACGACTTTTGGAACCAATGGGAGACTGGGCCAAAGTCCAAACACAATAACGCGCCGCTAAGCTATGACTTGTACTGTGTTCCATTTTGGTAGGtcttattttattctctcttttttttcttttttctgaatTGATCCTTTTAGGTGTTACTTTACTCACTGTTCATGCTCATATTTGTAGAACCCAATTCATGGCAAGCccaacacatgattttttttttttccccataagttCCCTGCAACTGCAAGAGCTTACGGGCGAAGTCACAACTCTTTTAACTTAAtcttaaacaaacaaaactacTCTCACTTAGAATTGACATATTATCATTGTGATCTTATCACAATTTTAACTCTACTCATCaaatgtgtttaattttttaaattcaatgtgATCTGATTAAGTCGCGTCACAATAACGTAACAAACATTTGTGTAATCACAAAGAAGTTTAATCATGTAATCCGTGAAGTAAATACCCTCCACATGGAATGCAAGGCTCCGGGCCAAGACAAAGTATCTATTCACATTacaataaacttaacaaaagGATCGTTTTGAATCCAACACTTTCACTTgttatttgggtttttctttagaTTATTGTCAacaataatctaaaaaaaaaaaaacccccaaatAAAGTTAGTGGAGTTCAAAAGCACTCTTACAATCCACAGGGATCCTTATGAGTTATGATTTAAAAGACAAATTTCAGCTTTTGAGATTTTCATCACTATATAAGTTACAGATTTTGCCTTTACTTCAAGCaaaccccccttttttttttttttgctaagttaTTTCCTAAATACTCTCTATAGAAAATCTCTAGGGGTGTAATTAGAAAATTATTTCATCCAAAAACGTAAAATGCTCAACACACCCCTAgacttttttgtgattgaaaaaagtagtaatatcaaattataattgattcaaattattaacatttatcaaaaaaaaaaaaaaaagcgcctCTGAGCACGTGCGTGATGATTTTAGTTTTATAGTTAGcagatgagtttgagtttgttGAAAGATGGCTCTCCTAGCTTTCACCAtcaaaaagaatgaaaaacaaagtggAAAGATACTCAGCAATATCTGAAAATGAGAATTGAGAAATGTAGTAGCAGCATCTAAATGGGAAACAAGATTTGGATCATGGCGCATTGATAGTGTGAACTTTGTTTGTAAATGTAACTTTAGCAAATTTTACTACTTTTGAGTTTTAGGTCTTTTGTTACAGAAAGTTTGGCTTCAAAACTCACCTCCTATAGTAGGAGATGGTGTATACATATGTattgaaagtttaaaatattatgacaaaatttatgatattctactttgaaaaaaaaaaacacatttattgtttttaaatttccctcacaatCTTTTACCAATGTTCTGCAATAGTTCTTTTCAAGGGTTTGAAGAtcccaaaaataatatacatatGCTAATAATATTATTAGCATATGCATATTATTTCTTAAGTTTTGATTTcatcaattttgttaaagaattttaaaaaaagttggAACTATAT
Coding sequences within:
- the LOC126723310 gene encoding dolichol kinase EVAN isoform X1 — its product is MAAAAILNGERVVVVLFIGLVLFSLPLSLLLHGVALSLLALSALFIEIRAEDDASSSSSLSLFKTRPGASSGIFLGAVTLPVVMLSKLIQLSRALSLRQVPLEELEYLTMQYWATSASSLSVLVFLCMVIWRSPDHARPPYSRSVMDAKLSLSGTVLFAVVCCVSIAATSHTGFHAVLKLLWVLLHGLAAVKLIQHVLSTFPSCASIGEALLVTAGIVLYFGDMLACTIAKVTGYLISLELVSVQYGVKRSEIGIIIQGVLLGLLLFPMVFKFVLRIWECSSSSANSESRTYEIGKSLIFFASLGFILIVIIPSWMQFAQDFSVHPFLWVISFVFSEPLKRLSLCMYWVCVIYVSVLRFYNISKNSKIERILLRKYYHLMAVSMFLPALIFQPKFLDLAFGAALAVFLVIEIIRVWRIWPLGQLVHQFMNAFTDHRDSDLLIVSHFSLLLGCALPIWMSYGFNDRPLAPFAGILSLGIGDTMASMVGHKYGVLRWSKTGKKTIEGTAAGITSMLAACSILLPLLASTGYIFTQHWLSLLLAVTVCGLLEAYTAQLDNAFIPLVFYSLLCL
- the LOC126723310 gene encoding dolichol kinase EVAN isoform X2, translated to MAAAAILNGERVVVVLFIGLVLFSLPLSLLLHGVALSLLALSALFIEIRAEDDASSSSSLSLFKTRPGASSGIFLGAVTLPVVMLSKLIQLSRALSLRQVPLEELEYLTMQYWATSASSLSVLVFLCMVIWRSPDHARPPYSRSVMDAKLSLSGTVLFAVVCCVSIAATSHTGFHAVLKLLWVLLHGLAAVKLIQHVLSTFPSCASIGEALLVTAGIVLYFGDMLACTIAKVTGYLISLELVSVQYGVKRSEIGIIIQGVLLGLLLFPMVFKFVLRIWECSSSSANSESRTYEIGKSLIFFASLGFILIVIIPSWMQFAQDFSVHPFLWVISFVFSEPLKRLSLCMYWVCVIYVSVLRFYNISKNSKIERILLRKYYHLMAVSMFLPALIFQPKFLDLAFGAALAVFLVIEIIRVWRIWPLGQLVHQFMNAFTDHRDSDLLIVSHFSLLLGCALPIWMSYGFNDRPLAPFAGILSLGIGDTMASMVGHKYGVLRWSKTGKKTIEGTAAGITSMLAACSILLPLLASTGYIFTQTSGDNDGVECRKSWTDKSAIIRD
- the LOC126723310 gene encoding dolichol kinase EVAN isoform X3, which produces MAAAAILNGERVVVVLFIGLVLFSLPLSLLLHGVALSLLALSALFIEIRAEDDASSSSSLSLFKTRPGASSGIFLGAVTLPVVMLSKLIQLSRALSLRQVPLEELEYLTMQYWATSASSLSVLVFLCMVIWRSPDHARPPYSRSVMDAKLSLSGTVLFAVVCCVSIAATSHTGFHAVLKLLWVLLHGLAAVKLIQHVLSTFPSCASIGEALLVTAGIVLYFGDMLACTIAKVTGYLISLELVSVQYGVKRSEIGIIIQGVLLGLLLFPMVFKFVLRIWECSSSSANSESRTYEIGKSLIFFASLGFILIVIIPSWMQFAQDFSVHPFLWVISFVFSEPLKRLSLCMYWVCVIYVSVLRFYNISKNSKIERILLRKYYHLMAVSMFLPALIFQPKFLDLAFGAALAVFLVIEIIRVWRIWPLGQLVHQFMNAFTDHRDSDLLIVSHFSLLLGCALPIWMSYGFNDRPLAPFAGILSLGIGDTMASMVGHKYGVLRWSKTGKKTIEGTAAGITSMLAACSILLPLLASTGYIFTQMKLT